The DNA sequence GTGCGGCGGCGACGGCGCGCGACCGTGCCCAGCGCCTCGGTGGTGCGGGCGCCGTCGAGGGTCTCGGTCAGCCCGTCGATGACCTCGGCGGAGGCGGCGTTCTCGCGCAGGTACGCCTTGGTGGCGCGACGGAAGTACCAGCGGGACGCCGCGACGATGAACGGGACGCCGACCAGGCAGCCGATCGCCAGCACCGGCGACAGCCAGACCAGCGCGCCCGCGGTGAGCACCAGGGTGACCAGCGCGATCAGGGTCTCCGGCACGCCGCGGCGGACGCTGTGCGACAGCTGCGCCACGTCGCGGCTGGTCCGGGTGACCAGGTCGCCGGTGCCCGCCCGCTCCACGGTGGACAGCGGGATGGCCAGCACCCGGTCGACGAACTCCTCGCGCAGCTCGGCGAGCACCCGCTCGCCCAGGTTGGCCGAGGAGAACGCGGCGAAGCGCACCAGCACCGCCTGCACGACGACGAAGGTGACCAGCCCGATCGCGATCCGGTCGATCGAGCCGACGCCGGTGCCCTTCTGGATCCCGTCCACCAGCCGCCCCAGCAGGTACGGCGTGACCAGGCCCGCCAGGGCGGCCAGGCCGTGCAGGCCGATGACGGCCGACAGCTGGCCCGGGTGGCGCGACATCAGCCTGCGGGCATACCGGCGGACCGCCGCGGTGTCCGCCACGGGCAGCACGACGCGTGCCATCAGTCCACACTCCTCGTGACCACGGCCCGGTAGCGGGGCTCGCTCGACAGCAGTTCGCGGTGGGTGCCCTCGGCCGTGACCTTGCCGTCCTCGACGAAGACGACGTGGTCGGCCCGGTCCAGCAGCAGCGGGCTGGTGCTGGCGATCAGGGTGGTGCGCCCGGCGCGGGCGGCGCCGAGGCGCTGCGCGATCCGGGCCTCGGTGTGCGCGTCGACGGCGCTCGTCGGCTCCACCATGATCAGGATCGGCGGGTCGGACAGCAGCGCGCGGGCCAGCCGCAGCCGCTGCTGCTGGCCGCCGGAGAACTCGCGGCCGCGCTCGGCGACGAACGAGTCCAGCCCGTCGGGCAGCGCCTCGACGATGTCCTCGGCGCTGGCCGCGTGCAGCGCGGCGGTGATCCGGGCGTCGTCGGCCTGGCCGGGCTCGCAGCCGTGGTCGAGCTCGTCGCGCAGCGGACCGCTGAACAGGCGCGCGTTGTTGTCGGCGACCATGACACGGGCACGCACGTCGGTGCGGGTGGCCGCCGACAGCGGCACGCCGCCCAGCGTCACCTCGCCCTCGGCGTACCGGCCGAGCCGGTCGGCGATCTCGATGGCGTCCTCGGGGCGGTCTGCGGCCAGCATCGTCAGCGCGCCGGGGCGCAGCGACAGGCCGGAACGGACGTCGGCCAGCACCCCGGCCTCGGGCAGCGCGACCGGCTGCGCCGGGTCGGCGATCTCCGGCTCCAGGCGCAGCACCTTGAGCACCCGGCCCGCCGAGACGTGGCCGCGGGTCATCTTGTCCAGCATCTCGGCCAGGGTGCGCATCGGCACGACCAGGAACGCGGCGTACCCGTAGAAGCTCGCGAGCTCCCCCGCGGTGATCTCCCCGGCGGCGGCGTAGCGGGCGCCCAGCCAGGTGACCAGGGCCAGGAACAGTCCCGGCATCAGCACCTGGATCGCCTCCAGCAGCGAGTCGACCCGCCCGGCGCGTACGCCCGCGGCCCGCAGCAGTTGCGACTGCTCCCGGTAGCGGGCCGAGAAGACCTGCTCGCCGCCGATGCCGCGCAGCACCCGCAGCCCGGCCACGATGTCGGTGGCCCGCCCGGTCAGCGCGCCCTGCTGGTCGCGGTATGCCTGCTGGCGCCGGTGCAGCGGCTTGATGAGCAGGCTGACCACGGCCATCTGCACCGGCACGCCGATCAGCACCACCAGGCCGAGCTTGACCGAGGAGGTCAGCAGGATCGTGGTCACCACGATCAGGGTGATCACCGCCGCCGAGCCGCGCGCGGTGATGTCCAGCGCGTGGCCGATGTGGCTGGTGTCGGCGGCGCCGATGGCCACGACCTCGCCGGTGGCCAGCCGCTTGGGCAGCGTGGCGCCCAGCTTGTTGGCGTGCGCGACGGTGATCTGGACGGTGCGGAAGCTCGACGCCATCCAGTTGAAGACCGCGTTGCGGTGGCGCATGATGCCCGCCGCCGCCTGCACGAGCCCCAGCAGCAGGAAAGCCCCGGCCCAGCGGGCCAGGGCGGTGGTGTCGCGGCTGGTGACTCCGGCGTCGATGGCCTTGCCGATGACCATCGGGATCAGCGCGCCGGTGACCATCCAGACGATGCCGAACATCATGCCGAAGGCGATGGTGCGCCACTGCTGCTTGGCCAGCCACCACAGATAGTGGGCGGCTGACCTGCTGTCCGGTGTGCCGGGATCGGCGAAAGGTAAGGAACGCATAGCGGCGATGAACTTACTCGCCGGACCCCGCGCCGCGCCACCGATTATTTACCGCCTTTTGTGGATGATCAACGCAATTGTCACCCGGACGGCGTGGTCATTCGAAGCGCCAGCCCGGCAGCTCGGCGAGGCTGCCGACGGTCGCCCCGGTCCAGGTCGGGTCGGTGTCGGCGAACTCGGTGGTGCGCACCGCGCGCATGCCCAGCGCCACCGCCGCCGCCAGCTCGCCGCTGTCGCCGTCGCCGACGTACAGGCAGTCCTGCGGGGCGACGCCCAGGTCGCCGCAGACCTTGAGGAAGATGACCGGGTCCGGCTTGGTCACGCCGAGCTCGCACGAGAAGCCCGCCGCCGTGAAGCGCGGCGCCATCGGCTGGCCCGGCCACAGCGTCACCGTCTCCGCCGAGCAGTTGCTGACCAGGCCCAGCCGGTGCCCGCGGGCCCGCAGCGCGTCCAGCACCGACAGCGTCGCGGCGCTGGGCCACAGCACCTCGCGGGTGAACCGCAGCCGGGTCACCTCCGCGAAGCGCACCTGCGCCGAGGTCGGCTCGCCGCCCAGCCGGTGCGCCAGCGTACGGATGGTCTCGTCGAGGTTGCCGAGCTCGCCGCGCATCCGCTCCCGCATCGTGCCGCGGAACAGCACCGCGAACGCGTCCGCGTCGACGCCGAGCGCGCGGCCCATCTGGCGGCTGACCTCGTCGCGCGCCGCCTGCGGGCGGTCGGGCACCAGTGTCTGGAAGAGGTCGAAGAGCACCACGCCGCGCTGCGCGTTCCGGTAGTCCAGCACGCGCGCAGGCTACCGGAGTCGATGGCCGAAGGGGACTCCTCCGCATCGGCAGATCCGCTGCTGGCACGCGTCACGCCGGTGGCGGCACAGGCTCTGCGGGCATCGGGCGCAGGTAGCGCTGCCGCGGCCCCGGCACCCCGTCGGCGACGGCGAAACGGGCCTTGAGCAGGGCCGGCGCACCCGGCTGCGACACCCGGTCCAGGGTGAGGAAGTCGGCGGTCAGCTCGGCTGCGGTGAGCGTGGCGCGTACGAAGCCGCGCTGGTTGTTGTGGAAGCGCAGGTGCGGGTTGTTCGCGAAGAACGGGTGCGCCGACGGCTCCGAGTCCACGCCGTCCCCGCCGGTCGTCAGCGACGTGGCCACCAGTTCCGAGCCGACGGCCGGGGCGTGCGGGTCGTCGAAGTCGCGTTTGACGTCGCTGGCCCAGTGCGAGTGCACGTCCCCGGTGAGCACCACGGCGTTGCGCACGTGCGCCCAGGCGTCGACGACCCGGCCGCGGCAGGCGGCGTACCCGTCCCAGGCGTCCATGCTGGTGCTCCTGGTCGCGTCCGGGTTCTTGTCCCGCTGCGAGAAGAAGACCTGCTGGCCCAGAATGTCCCAGCCCGCGGTGCTGGCCGCCAGCCCGCCGAGCAGCCAGCGCTCCTGGTCGGCGCCGAGGATGGTGCGCGCGGGGTCCATGGCCTGCGGGCAGATCCGGTAGCCGTCGCCGCAGGCCTGGTCGTCGCGGAACTGGCGCGTGTCGAGCAGGTGGAACGTGGCCAGCCGCCCCCAGCCGACCCGGCGGAACAGCCGCAGCGTGCTCGCCGGGACCCCGGGCACCGGCACGGCCGCCGCCCGCAGCGGCATGTTCTCGTAGTACGCCCGCAGCGCCGCGTCGCGCCGGGCCGGGAACGCCGGATCGGGCTGCATCGGCGTCAGCCCGGCCCAGTTGTTGGCGACCTCGTGGTCGTCGGGCACCGCCAGCCACGGTGCCGTCGCGTGCGCCGCCTGGAGGTCCGGGTCCAGCTTGTACTGCGCGTGCCGCCGCCGGTAGTCGGCCAGCGTCCGGGTCTGCGGCGAGGTGTGGTCGCGGACGTTGCCGCTGGGGGCGTTGTAGTAGTGCGGGGCGTACTCGTAGATGTAGTCGCCCAGGTGCAGGATCAGCTCCGGCTCGGCCTCGGCGACCCGGCGGTAGCCGGTGAACCAGCCGTGCTCGTACTCGGCGCAGGACATGAAGGCGAAGGAGAGCAGTGCGGGCTGCTCGGCCGGGCGCGGGGCGGTGCGGGTGCGGCCCGTCGGCGAGTACCAGCCGCCGAGCCGGAACCGGTAGAAGTACTCCCGCCCCGGTTCCAGCCCCGACAGCTCCACGTGCACGCTGTGCGCCCAGGACGGCTCGGCCCAGGCGGTGCCCGACGCGGCGAGGCCGGCGAAGCGGTCGTCGGCGGCGACCTGCCACTCCACCTCGTACGGCTGGTCGGCCATGCCGCCGCGGCCGTCCTCGTTCAGGGGTGAGCAGGCCAGCCGGGTCCAGATGACGAACCCATCCGGGGACGGGTCGCCCGAGGCCACGCCGAGGGTGAACGGGTCGGTGCGCGGTGCCAGCGTGCTGCCGCCCGGACCGCGCGCGATCGCGGGCGAGCCGAGCAGGGCCGCGGCGGCGGCCGATCCCAGCAGCAGAATGGTGCGGCGCGTGGCCCGGCCCGTGGTAGACACGTGCCCAGGATCGCTTGATCATGTAGCCGGTCCCGGGCACCACGCCGACGAGCTGCGGTTACCGGTCCACCGGGGTGAAGTCCCAGACGTGCGCCGAGCGCGCGGCCAGCCCCTCGGGCGGGGCGGGCAGGTCCATCGGCTCGCCGCGCCAGCGGGAGATCACCACCACGCGCAGGTCGGTGGAGGAGAAGACCTCGCTGGCGACGTGCCGGGGCTCGACCTCCAGCCGCGGCACGGCCACGTCGCACACCCAGTTCAGCAGGTCGGTGAAGGAGCGCGGGTAGGCGCGCACCTCCCACATCCGCACGATCACTTCGTCGTCCCCGGCATCGGGCAAAGCTACACCCCCACAACGGTCAGGGGCATCGCGGAGTCGGCCGGGAAGTCCAGCTTGGACGGTATGGCTCCGGCGGCGACCAGATGCGAGCCGAGCGCGGCCACCATGGCGCCGTTGTCGGTGCACAGCTTGGGCCGCGGCACCCGCACGGTGATGCCGTACTTCGCGGCCCGCTCGGCCGCCATCACCTTCAGCCGCGAGTTGGCCGCCACGCCGCCGCCCAGCACCAGGGTGTCGATGCCCTCGGCCCGGCAGGCGTCGATCGCCTTCATGGTCAGCACGTCGCAGACCGCGTCCTGGAACGCGGCGGCCACGTCGTTGACCGGCACCGGCTCGCCGGACCGCTCGCGCGCCTCGACCCAGCGGGCCACGGCGGTCTTCAGGCCGGAGAAGGAGAAGTCGAACCGGTGCTCGACCAGGTCGCGGGGGCCGGTCAGGCCGCGCGGGAAGCTGATCGACAGCGGGTCGCCGTCGCGCGCCGCGCGGTCGATCGGCGGGCCGCCCGGGAACGGCATGCCCAGCAGCCGGGCCACCTTGTCGAACGCCTCCCCGGCCGCGTCGTCGATGGTCGCGCCCAGCGGCGTCACGCCCTTGGCCAGGTCGTCGACGCGCAACAGCGAGGAGTGGCCGCCGGAGACCAGCAGCGCGATCGCGGGCTCGGGCAGCGGCCCGTGCTCCAGGGTGTCCACCGCGACGTGCGCGGCCAGGTGGTTCACGCCGTAGATCGGCTTGTCGGCCGCCAGCGCCAGGCCCTTGGCCCCGGCGACGCCGACCAGCAGCGCCCCGGCCAGGCCGGGACCAGCGGTCACCGCGATGGCGTCGATGTCGGCCAGGGTCACCCCGGCCTCGTCCAGGGCCCGGTGCAGCGTCGGCACCAGGGCCTCCAGGTGCGCCCGGCTGGCCACCTCGGGCACCACGCCGCCGTAACGGGCGTGCTCGTCCACGCTGGAGGCGAGCGCGTCGGCGAGCAGCGTGTGCCCGCGGACGATGCCGACGCCGGTCTCGTCGCAGCTGCTCTCGATCCCGAGCACCAGCGGTTCGTTGATGGTCATGCTCAGTCTTCGTCCCGTCTCATCACCAGGGCGTCGGTGTTGCTGGGCTGGTAGTAGCCGCGGCGCAACCCGATCACCTCGAAGCCGTGCGTGGCGTACAGCCGCTGCGCCGCCGCGTTGTCGGCGGCCACCTCCAGCAGCACCTGCTTGACGTGGTGGCGGCGGCCCTCGGCCAGCAGCGCCTCCATCAGAGCCCGGCCGATGCCGCGCCGCTGCGCGTCGCGGCGCACCGCGATGTTGTTGATCCAGCCCTCACCCTGCCCGACCGCGAGCCCGCCGTAGCCCAGCACGGCGCCGTCGTCGTCGGTGGCGATCAGGTAGTGGTGGCCGTTGGCCAGCTCGTTCCAGAACATGGCGGCGGTCCACTGCTCGGCGCCGAACAGGTCGCCCTCGATCGGCAGCAGCTCCTCGATCTGCCACCAGCGCAGCCGGTCGATCTTCATCGGCGGCCCGCGGTGAGCTTGGCACCGGCCTCCGACTGCTCGGCGGGCGACAGCGCGGCCTTGCGCGCCGCCGGCTCGACCGCGTCGGGCCGACGCAGGTAGAGCGGGGTCAGCGGCTCGGTCGGGGCCTTGGCACGGACCCGCTCGGCGGCCAGCTCCGCCAGGGCCAGCGGATCCGGGTACAGGACGGCGCCGGGTGTGATCCCGAGCACGTCGGCGTAGCGCTGCGCGCCCTCGCCTACGGCGTGGGTCACGCCGTAGGTCGTCAGCCGGTTGACGATGTCGGCGGGCTTGTCGACGGCCGGGCCGGTCAGCGCGGTGCCGTCGGCGTAGACGGCCCAGTAGACCTCGCGGCGGCGGGCGTCGGTCGCGACCAGGGCCTTTCCGGTGGTACGGGCACCGAACGCGTCGAGCGTGCACACGCCGTACGCCGGAATCCCGAGCCCGGCCTGGAACACCGCGGCCGTCATCAGCCCCACCCGCAGCCCCGTGAAGGGCCCGGGGCCGACCCCGGCCACCACCGCGCCCAGGTCCCGGGGCTTGGCCCCGGCCTCGGCGAGCACCGCGTCGATCTGCGGCGCGAGCAGCTCGCCATGGGCGCGCCCGTCCACCGCCGCCCGCGCGGCCACCTGGCGGACCTCGTCCGCACCGATCTCCACCAGCGCGGCCGTCACCGCAGGGGTCGCCGTATCCACCACCAGCACCAGCACCCCTCCACCCTACTGTCCCGCCCTCGGCGTCCCATCGAGCGCCGGGTCGCTGTGCCGCCGAAGTGGCCCGCGTACTGCTGGGTAGGCTGGTACGCATGTGGCAGGCCGACGCTCAGTCCCAGGTCCTGGTCGACCTCGACGCGATCAGCGCGAATGTGCGGACGCTGCGCGCGGGCACGACGGCCCAGGTCATGGCCGTGGTCAAGGGCGACGGCTACGGGCACGGCATGGTCGCCGCCGCCCGCGCGGCGCTGCTCGGCGGCGCCTCCTGGCTCGGCGTGTGCACGCTGGAGGAGGCCTTCGGGCTGCGCGACGCGATGATCACCGCCCCGGTCCTGTCCTGGCTGTGGCTGCCCGGCCAGGCGCTGGCCCGCGCGATCGAGCGCGACGTGGACCTGAGCGTGGCCGGACAGGTGCACCTCGCCGCGGTCCTGGACGCGGCCCGCGAGTCCGGGCGCACCGCCCGCGTCCACCTCAAGATCGATACCGGGCTGTCCCGGGGCGGCGCCACCACGCTGGAGTGGCCGCAGCTGGTCGAGGCCGCCGCGAAGGCCCAGGCCGACGGGCTGGTCGAGATCGTCGGCATCTGGAGCCACTTCGTCTACGCCGACGCCCCCGGCCACGCCACCACCGACGCGCAGCTGGCCGCGTTCACCGAGGCGCTCGACACCGCGCAGCGGCTCGGCGTCGAACCGCAGCTGCGCCACATCGCCAACTCCGCGGCCGTGCTGACCCGCCCCGACACCCACTTCGACCTGGTCCGCCCCGGCATCGCCGTGTACGGACTGTCCCCCGTCGACGACCCGGCCATCCGCGCCGCACTGCGCCCGGCGATGACCGCGCACGCGCGGGTGCTGCTGGTCAAGCGCCTGGCCGCCGGGCAGGGCATCTCGTACGGGCACACGTACACCACCAGCCGCGACACCACCGTGGCGCTGGTGCCGCTCGGCTACGCCGACGGGGTGCCCCGGCACGCCTCCAACACCGGCCCGGTGCAGCTCAACGGCGGCCGGTTCACCGTCTCCGGCCGGGTCTGCATGGACCAGTTCGTGGTCGACGTCGGCGACACCGAGGTGGCCATCGGCGACGAGGTGGTGCTGTTCGGGCCGGGCGACCGGGGCGAGCCGACCGCCGACGACTGGGCCGAGGCCGTCGGCACCATCAACTACGAGATCGTCACCCGGTTCGGCAGCGTCCGGGTGCCCCGGGTCTACCGAGGTGGTTCCTCCTCATGAGCACGTCGACCCCCTCGGACGTCAAACCCGCCGCCAAGACCGACAAGGCCCCGACCTCCGGGCGCCGCCGCGCCGGGGTCGTCGGCGCCGTCATCGGCGTCGCCGCCGCCGGGGTCGCGGCGGGCATCGCCGTCGAGCGCCTGGTGGTGCGGCGGACCCGCAAGTCCGACGCCGACCCGTACGCCGACGAGCCCTTCGGGCGGCTGCCGTACGACGAGACCACGACCGTCAGCACCGCCGACGGCGTCGAGCTGCACGTCGAGATCGTCGAACCGGTCGACGGCGTCGCCGTCGAACTCGGGCCGCCCACGACGCCGACCACGCCGACCCTGGTGTTCGTGCACGGCTTCTGCCTCGACCAGGGCACCTTCCACTTCCAGCGGCAGGCCCTGGACCGGCTCGGCGAGCACCGGATGGTCTTCTTCGACCAGCCTGGCCACGGCCTGTCCGGCACCCTGTCCGACGGCGGCGAGTACGAGCTGCCCGCCCTCGGCGAGGCGCTGTACGACGTGATCAAGGCGACCGTCCCCACCGGCCCGCTCGTCCTGATCGGCCACTCCATGGGCGGCATGGCCATCATGGCCTTCGCCGAGCAGCACCCCGAGATGTTCGTCGACCGCGTCGTCGGCACGGTGCTGATCGCCACCTCCGGCGGCCAGATCGACGGCCAGGGCGGCTTCTACGGCCTGCCCGCCATCATCAACCGGACCAGCGGCCCGCTGCTCGGGCTGCTCACCGGGGCGGCCCGGATCACCGGCCCGATGATCGACAAGGCGCGGCAGGCCGGCACCGACCTCGCCTGGCTGCTCACCCGCCGCTACGGCTTCGGCGGCGAAAAGCCCAGCCCGGCCCTGGTGTCGTACGTGGAGCAGATGAACTCGCGCACCACCACCGAGACCGTCGCCCGCTACCTGCGCACCATCAACAGCCACGCCCGCTACCCCGCGCTGCGCGCCCTCAACCGGGTGCCGGTGCTGGTCGTCTGCGGCGACTGCGACATGATCACCCCGCAGGCGCACTCGGAGGAGATCTGCCGCCTGCTGCCGCACGCCAAGCTCGTGATCATCCCCGAGAGCGGGCACGTGACCATGCTGGAGCACGCGCCCGAGGTCAACGCCGCGCTCATCGACTTCCTGGACGCGCTGGAGCAGAAATGATCCTTCCCACCGCCAACGACACCCGCGCCTTCGGCGTGCGCCTGGCCGAGGTGCTGCAACCCGGCGACCTGGTCGTGCTCAGCGGCCCGCTCGGCGCGGGCAAGACCGCCCTGGCCCAGGGCGTCGGCCAGGGCCTGCGCGTGCAGGGCACCGTCACCTCGCCGACCTTCGTGATCGCCCGGGTGCACCGG is a window from the Catellatospora sp. TT07R-123 genome containing:
- a CDS encoding HAD family hydrolase, whose translation is MLDYRNAQRGVVLFDLFQTLVPDRPQAARDEVSRQMGRALGVDADAFAVLFRGTMRERMRGELGNLDETIRTLAHRLGGEPTSAQVRFAEVTRLRFTREVLWPSAATLSVLDALRARGHRLGLVSNCSAETVTLWPGQPMAPRFTAAGFSCELGVTKPDPVIFLKVCGDLGVAPQDCLYVGDGDSGELAAAVALGMRAVRTTEFADTDPTWTGATVGSLAELPGWRFE
- a CDS encoding alkaline phosphatase, yielding MSTTGRATRRTILLLGSAAAAALLGSPAIARGPGGSTLAPRTDPFTLGVASGDPSPDGFVIWTRLACSPLNEDGRGGMADQPYEVEWQVAADDRFAGLAASGTAWAEPSWAHSVHVELSGLEPGREYFYRFRLGGWYSPTGRTRTAPRPAEQPALLSFAFMSCAEYEHGWFTGYRRVAEAEPELILHLGDYIYEYAPHYYNAPSGNVRDHTSPQTRTLADYRRRHAQYKLDPDLQAAHATAPWLAVPDDHEVANNWAGLTPMQPDPAFPARRDAALRAYYENMPLRAAAVPVPGVPASTLRLFRRVGWGRLATFHLLDTRQFRDDQACGDGYRICPQAMDPARTILGADQERWLLGGLAASTAGWDILGQQVFFSQRDKNPDATRSTSMDAWDGYAACRGRVVDAWAHVRNAVVLTGDVHSHWASDVKRDFDDPHAPAVGSELVATSLTTGGDGVDSEPSAHPFFANNPHLRFHNNQRGFVRATLTAAELTADFLTLDRVSQPGAPALLKARFAVADGVPGPRQRYLRPMPAEPVPPPA
- the rimI gene encoding ribosomal protein S18-alanine N-acetyltransferase produces the protein MKIDRLRWWQIEELLPIEGDLFGAEQWTAAMFWNELANGHHYLIATDDDGAVLGYGGLAVGQGEGWINNIAVRRDAQRRGIGRALMEALLAEGRRHHVKQVLLEVAADNAAAQRLYATHGFEVIGLRRGYYQPSNTDALVMRRDED
- the alr gene encoding alanine racemase; translation: MWQADAQSQVLVDLDAISANVRTLRAGTTAQVMAVVKGDGYGHGMVAAARAALLGGASWLGVCTLEEAFGLRDAMITAPVLSWLWLPGQALARAIERDVDLSVAGQVHLAAVLDAARESGRTARVHLKIDTGLSRGGATTLEWPQLVEAAAKAQADGLVEIVGIWSHFVYADAPGHATTDAQLAAFTEALDTAQRLGVEPQLRHIANSAAVLTRPDTHFDLVRPGIAVYGLSPVDDPAIRAALRPAMTAHARVLLVKRLAAGQGISYGHTYTTSRDTTVALVPLGYADGVPRHASNTGPVQLNGGRFTVSGRVCMDQFVVDVGDTEVAIGDEVVLFGPGDRGEPTADDWAEAVGTINYEIVTRFGSVRVPRVYRGGSSS
- the tsaB gene encoding tRNA (adenosine(37)-N6)-threonylcarbamoyltransferase complex dimerization subunit type 1 TsaB, with amino-acid sequence MLVLVVDTATPAVTAALVEIGADEVRQVAARAAVDGRAHGELLAPQIDAVLAEAGAKPRDLGAVVAGVGPGPFTGLRVGLMTAAVFQAGLGIPAYGVCTLDAFGARTTGKALVATDARRREVYWAVYADGTALTGPAVDKPADIVNRLTTYGVTHAVGEGAQRYADVLGITPGAVLYPDPLALAELAAERVRAKAPTEPLTPLYLRRPDAVEPAARKAALSPAEQSEAGAKLTAGRR
- a CDS encoding alpha/beta fold hydrolase, with the translated sequence MSTSTPSDVKPAAKTDKAPTSGRRRAGVVGAVIGVAAAGVAAGIAVERLVVRRTRKSDADPYADEPFGRLPYDETTTVSTADGVELHVEIVEPVDGVAVELGPPTTPTTPTLVFVHGFCLDQGTFHFQRQALDRLGEHRMVFFDQPGHGLSGTLSDGGEYELPALGEALYDVIKATVPTGPLVLIGHSMGGMAIMAFAEQHPEMFVDRVVGTVLIATSGGQIDGQGGFYGLPAIINRTSGPLLGLLTGAARITGPMIDKARQAGTDLAWLLTRRYGFGGEKPSPALVSYVEQMNSRTTTETVARYLRTINSHARYPALRALNRVPVLVVCGDCDMITPQAHSEEICRLLPHAKLVIIPESGHVTMLEHAPEVNAALIDFLDALEQK
- the tsaD gene encoding tRNA (adenosine(37)-N6)-threonylcarbamoyltransferase complex transferase subunit TsaD — protein: MTINEPLVLGIESSCDETGVGIVRGHTLLADALASSVDEHARYGGVVPEVASRAHLEALVPTLHRALDEAGVTLADIDAIAVTAGPGLAGALLVGVAGAKGLALAADKPIYGVNHLAAHVAVDTLEHGPLPEPAIALLVSGGHSSLLRVDDLAKGVTPLGATIDDAAGEAFDKVARLLGMPFPGGPPIDRAARDGDPLSISFPRGLTGPRDLVEHRFDFSFSGLKTAVARWVEARERSGEPVPVNDVAAAFQDAVCDVLTMKAIDACRAEGIDTLVLGGGVAANSRLKVMAAERAAKYGITVRVPRPKLCTDNGAMVAALGSHLVAAGAIPSKLDFPADSAMPLTVVGV
- a CDS encoding ABC transporter ATP-binding protein, with translation MRSLPFADPGTPDSRSAAHYLWWLAKQQWRTIAFGMMFGIVWMVTGALIPMVIGKAIDAGVTSRDTTALARWAGAFLLLGLVQAAAGIMRHRNAVFNWMASSFRTVQITVAHANKLGATLPKRLATGEVVAIGAADTSHIGHALDITARGSAAVITLIVVTTILLTSSVKLGLVVLIGVPVQMAVVSLLIKPLHRRQQAYRDQQGALTGRATDIVAGLRVLRGIGGEQVFSARYREQSQLLRAAGVRAGRVDSLLEAIQVLMPGLFLALVTWLGARYAAAGEITAGELASFYGYAAFLVVPMRTLAEMLDKMTRGHVSAGRVLKVLRLEPEIADPAQPVALPEAGVLADVRSGLSLRPGALTMLAADRPEDAIEIADRLGRYAEGEVTLGGVPLSAATRTDVRARVMVADNNARLFSGPLRDELDHGCEPGQADDARITAALHAASAEDIVEALPDGLDSFVAERGREFSGGQQQRLRLARALLSDPPILIMVEPTSAVDAHTEARIAQRLGAARAGRTTLIASTSPLLLDRADHVVFVEDGKVTAEGTHRELLSSEPRYRAVVTRSVD